In Eremothecium gossypii ATCC 10895 chromosome II, complete sequence, the genomic window AGGCTGCCGATTTTTGCCATTGACAATAAGAGTTTCCAATTAGGCACTATTTGCATCAAGCTGGCATCGAGTCTAAACTTTGTTTTACCATCAATTAATTTTTCCAAATTCGAATCTGTATTAAAAGAATTTGATTTACAGGTCATGACTAACTATGTTTACGATACCGCAATTGCTGACGACCTAAAACTCGATGGGATATCGAACGTGTTTCTGGACGTTTTCCAAGCCATTGGTCGTGAGAATGACTGGTTTCAAGCACTGATCGAAAAAGAATTGGCAAAGTTTGATAAATCCATCCTCACAAATAATCAGAATAGTGCTCCATCGACTCATATCTACAACTCGCTATTCAGAGGAAATTCAATTTTATCTAAATCAATAGAAAAGTACTTCAACAGGATTGGTCAGGAGTATCTGGATAAGTCCATTGGGGGTATTATTAGGAGGATTGTCGCGGAGGAAGACATGTGCGAATTGGATCCGGCGAGGATTAAGGAACCGGACGAGATCAAGAAGCGCGTTATCTTGGAGACAAACCAGGCCAAGCTAATTTCATGGGCGAAAGAAATCTGGCACATAATTTACAAAACATCTAATGACTTGCCCGATGCAATTAAGGTGCAGCTAACACATATTAGGAAGAAGTTAGAGATAGTTTGTGGGGATTCCAACCTGAAGACCGTCTTAAATTGTATCTCAGGGTTTTTATTTTTGAGGTTTTTCTGTCCAGTACTGTTAAACCCAAAATTATTTCACATAGTCGAAGACCATCCGGACGAGCAAAAGAGACGGCTTTTCACGCTTCTGACCAAAGTATTAATGAATTTATCCACACTTACGATGTTTGGCCCTAAGGAGCCGTGGATGAATAACATGAACCACTTCATCCAGGAACATAAGGACGAGCTGGTAGATTATATCGACAAAGTTACTCAGCGGAAGTTGGATTTCAACAATAAAATTTTGAAGCTGAGCAACACTGTCGCAAGGCCGAAATTGGATATGAACAAGGAAATAATGAGAGAGCTAGCGACTAATCCGTACCTAATTGAACGTTATCTCCGGGAAACGGAGCTAGTGAATGCGTTTGTGACGTACAGACATAAAATATCGTCTTTGAATCGGCTGGATCTTAAACCTGTTACAATGGATCAGATCTCAAGGGAACTCCAGTCGCTTCCTATATCACCAACAGACACACCTAATCTAAGGATTGGAGAGTTAGAATTTGAGAAGATTACCGAAAATAATGTAGAGGTCTTTGGCCAGGACATGCTGAAATACTTGGATAATGATGATTCGTCGATAAAAAAACAAGGTAGAGCATTGACACCAGAAGACAATGCCGATTTGACTATGCGGTTAGAACAGGAGTCTGACTTGTTGTTCCATAAGATAAAACATTTGACTACTGTATTATCAGATTATGAATACCCGAGCGATATTATACTTGGGAAGTCCGAGTACGCGACATTTTTAGTGGAAAGCGTATACTACGATTCCCAGCGATCTTTATCACTTGATTGTGACAATATGTTTGCGAAGCGTGATGGCTTTACAAAGCTTTTCCAAAATGCACAAACTGTTAATGCATTTTTTTCACCAGTAAAAGACGCAGAGAGCTTGAATGCTTTCATAAAAAGTATAGAGTCTACGACACCTGTTGAAGATTCTCAAGAAAACAAGAATATGAAGGGTAAACTCACCAGGAATTCACCCGCAAGAAATACGAAACTTTCAAGATGGTTTAAAAAGGTCTCCTTCTAGCCTTGAAGGATGCCAAAGTCCTCCCTTGAAATATATATGTAATAATTTATATAATATTTACTACTAAGAGCTCATTAGTGAGTCGCTGACAATCAATCACATATGTATTAATATAGTAACTGTAATCTTTTGTTCGGTGAAGATCAAACAACTATGATATATTATTTTGAAGTTATCTATATTTAAAATGAGTAAAAAACTTTACCCATGGATATTCAGATTTTGAAAAGAATTCAAAGCCTTGAATTGAGCTGTGCCGGTACTATCTTGATTAGCCTCATAACCAAGTGAACTGGCCGTAAATTGTTGCAGCTCTCGGGCTAACGTGGCGTCCAATCCTACGTTTGATGATGTATAGCCTCTCTGCTCAGAATCACGTTCTTTCGCAGGTAGACCAAGTTCTGGACCAGGTGCATTCCAATATTGCTGATTACTGTTCATAAAAGAAGAAAGGTCACTGCTTGGAGCGAATATGTTTGATCCTTGGCCACCGAAAGACATTAAATTCTGAGAATCAAACTCTCTATTATTAGAAATTGGGAATTCAGGAAGGGGCAGATTGCTCTCTAAATGCCACTTGGTATTCTTCTGGCGAGAATCTGAATTGGAATTTACATTCTTTGACCTGGTTAACTGCATGGTGCACAGTTGGAGATTATCCATCGTACCTTCAACAAGACAGCCCTTCTCTCTGAAATGAATTAGCAGATGATTCCAAATACTGTTTCTGCAAAGTGAGGCTGGGTTACCTAATATAGCTAAACCATATTTTGCACGTGTGAGTGCAACGTTTAACCTTCTAGGGTCAGTTAAAAATCCAATGGATTGTTGGTCATTCGCACGAACACAAGACAGAATGATGTAATCCTTCTCACGACCCTGGAACGCGTCCACAGAGGCAACTTCCACAGTCATATACAGATCCTTGTCCATAGAACCGTTCATTTGCATGTACTGAATGATATATGCTCTCTGACCTTCGTATGGTGTCACAACACCTATCTGTTCTGGCTTTACACCATCTTTGAATAACCGAGTTATGATACGTTCACAGTTGATGGCTTCAATACGATTCAGATAGGAGGTACCATTGGCTGATATTTCCTCCCTCCCATAGTTGGCCCAGAACATCATTGGTATATCACAGATAGGCCATGGGAAAGAGCTATCGACAACAGTACGCTGCTCTACAGTAACTCCATTCTGCAAAGTGCCTTCATAAAACATGTTACTCGGAAATTCACTCAAATATGGATTCATACGATATTGAACCTCCAGCCTAATTGGGACATGACCCAGAGAAATCAAACGTTCGAATAGCGACTGCTTGAGGCCTGCATCACCTGCGTTACGGTCTAAAATCACTGGTCCCAGTTGCTGGTGGTCGCCTACCAGCACAACTTGCTTTGCACCCTTAATTATGGGGATCAAGCATTCGGGTTCAGAGGCCTGAGTACTCTCATCAATGAGCACCGTTCTAAATTTAGAATCCAGCCGCTTGTCACCGGCACCAACACATGTGCAGCACACTACATCGGCCTTCTTTAAGATTGTAGACTCTGTCTTTCTTACTAGTTTCACAAAGGACCTCGTATCCTTTACAGAAAGCTCGCCAACTTCATCCTTAAGCTTTAACAACTTCTTGAGCTCGCCTCTTGACGAACGAGCAACCAAATTATGCAAAGCTAAATCTGAAACAGACGATTCAACGTCCTCTCTGCTTTTCGCAGTCAGGCGAACGACCTTCAGACCCATATCGCGAAGCTTCGCGGCCAGATGGTCGACAGCGACGTTAGACGGGGCACAGACCAAAACACGCTCTTTGTGCATTTTCGACAAATGGTATACAATCGTCGCAGATGTCACGGTTTTACCAGTGCCCGGTGGGCCTTGAATCAGAGATAGAGGTCTCTGTAGCACATGCGCTACAGCGTTAACCTGAGAGGTATTGAGCTTCGTGAAATTTGGAATAGAAAAGTCTTTTGGAAGGTCGACTTCGAACTCGATATCTGGTACATCGTGTCCTAGTATCTTGTAATATAGGTAACCTGAGATGGACTTCTTGTCCACAGCAAACTTTTTCAGCGCTTCTTGCATACGCTGGTAGGACGTACCCTTCCAAACGAATTCGGCAGTGAACCCAGTCGTCAGGTTTGTTGGAGGCGGCGCCTTGCTTGGCTTCAGTTCCAGAGTGAACTCATCCTGGAAACTGTTGGGCAAGCGCAGAATATACCCGCGCCCCTCCCATTCCGCCTGTTGGAGACCAGAATATCTCAAAATCATCTCATCGCCTACAGCGACCTTGAGCTCGTTAGACTCAAACGTCGAAAGGGCAAACGAGGCAAGATGACGATTATTCAACCCCAGTGTCCAGGTCACGGAAATATGCTCTAGTGCCTGCGACTCCTTCAGCTGCTTGTCGTAGTCTGCTTCCAACTTCACCAAAGGACCGAACGATCTCTGGTACTGGTATGCATCGGTGTACCGCATCAGAACAGGTGGCAGttcctcctgctcctcggGCAGGTCGATGTCGTTGATTGTCGCGTCCTTGTTCGAGCGCCACTTCATCTCCAGCTTAGAGATCTGGCTCGGGGTGATCAGGCACGCCTTCAACTGGTCCTCCTCGCTCGGCTCCTCGGCCACCCAGCTGAGCAGCTGCCTGTTTTCTATCAGCGACTGCCACTGGTCGGTGTCCCAGTTCACGTTTCTCGTCTGCGCACAGGGCAAGCGGCAGAGGATCACCACAACGGCTTCGCTCTTGGCCGACACAAACCCCAGCAGGAACACGTTTCTGCAGCCACAGTTGTAGCACTCAAGCACAGTGTCACCCAGGTCAGACTCCGGGTGCAGCGATACCACGTTGTGGTGTGAGAACACCAAGTGGTTGATGATGTGTGAGCTGGACGTCCCGTTCTTCGAGTTGCAGAACCACTTGTTGCACGCGTTGCACTTCACCACGCAGCTGGGCGAGTCTATCGAGCAGTACGAGCACGCGTGCTCCGCGACGGACACCAGGTTCCCGAGGTCCTCCTCCGGCTTCTCGTCATCTGCTACCAGCTTTATCAGTTCGCCGTCCGAGTTGTAGTAGAAGTCTAGCTCCCTGTCCGAGCCGCCGTCCTGCGCAAGCAAGCCCTGGCTCCCACTGTTCGAAATGGCAGGCGTGGTCTCCTTGGCTCCATTTTCCAAGCTCGCAGCCATCTGTTAGCTTTCTTGCGTGCGCACTTTCAATAAAACGCCTATACCGCAGTATAGACTCTAAAAAAAAATTCCCACTTTTCGCAGAACAGCTAAAACCCCAATACTGCGTCGAAGAAAGTTTCCACGGCTCCTCAATATCTTCTAGCGCCTCAGGACCCTCTTTCAATGTGCGGCCTTCGCAGACGAGTGGTGATTTGGACGCTCGAAATGGCCGACGACCTACAGCTGGAAAATCGCATCAAATCACTTGTTACGTTCCAACTCGAGACCCAGCTGACCAGCTGACGCCGGGCAGCCGGCTGACGCCGCATCGTGCGGCGGCCGTGCGGCGGCCATGCAgacgcggcgctgccgctAGGCCTGGCGGGCGTGCGGCAGAGCCGCGGACGTTATGAGAAGACATTGGTACTTACGTACGGTTTCATTATATTCGTAGTGCTACTGGAACGACTCGGAGAGCGCCAGCTCGATGTGTGACTTCCTGCGCTTGCGCTGGTCCAGGAAcaccggcggcggcgagaGCTTGTCGTTAAAGTTGGAGGCCGAGCTGAGGCTGGCGAGGCTCATGGAGATGCTCGCGGAGGAGCTCGGGAAGTTCGGCGAGGCGACGCTGCTCACGCCGTTCGTCGCGGACGTGTCCGCCAGCTTGACGTCCGTGTCAAAGAAGGACTCCGTGGCGGAGTCCAACTCCGCGCTGATGTACCGCTCGAGGCTGTAGATGTGCGTGGGGATCGCGGAAAACGACGAGCGCGACTTGGTGTGGCACACCGCGTCGTCCGCGCTGTCGCCGTGGCCCGGCGCCGCACTATCGAGGAAGCTCTGTCGCGTGGTCTGCCGCGAGAGCTGGAGTATGATGCTGTTCGTGCGCGGGCGCTGGCCCTGCTCGTCGtgcgcgctgcgcgccgcgcgcagtttgtggcagcgcgcgcacgtCGTCTGTCGcagcgcgctgctggcgccgctgtgcgcgcgcacagcgcgcgcgcgcctgccgccTGCACACGCCTCGTCGCCCAGCGCATCGTCCTCCGCGTCGCtgcgctcctcctccgagGTGTCCGAGTCCCACACGTCTGCGCACGACTCCTCCACCGACCGCTCGAAAATCCTCATGCCGTTTCTGCACTGGCACGTCTCTGCTGCGGCGCTCTGCTGCGGCGAGTGCAGGCGGAAACTGCATCCCGCCTCCTGCGCCTTCTGGATATTGGGGACCATAGTGCCTGCGCTATCAGACGGACATAAGCTGCCTGAGGCAGACGATACCGGCATTATTACAACACCGCAGGAGCTAGACCCACTTTTATATGTTCCCTATTAATGGTGATGGTGGTTAAGTAACACAACTTTTTCCTTTGCTAGTTTGTGTCTCTTAAGGATGCCGAGGCAAAGTACTCGAGGGGCTCGGGGCGAAGAAACGTACGGGAACAGCGAGAGTGCCCTAGGAATGTAGCCGCATCTCGCCACCTCTCGGACACGGGAGCCAGCAGCCGGGCAGTGGGTTGTAGTCTGGCAATCCAGGTCCGAGCTTCTCTTAGCTCCGCGCAGGGCATCTTGGGCGTAGCATATCGCGGCGTCGGGAACTCGCAGCATCTTGAAGCTGATGCTTACGTAGCCAGGGAGGATCGCAGCTCACGCAGACGGGTCAGCGGGGGCGGAATCGGTCGGGACGCGGTGCTGAGCTGCCAGCCTAGCCCTCTGTTTCTTTTTGTTGCGGACGACCACGCCAAGGGGATTTTTACCTGCAGGCTTCCTGGCGGGGGCCGGGGCAGCGGGGGTCGGATCCGGGGCGGTGGTCGGGCGGACGTgagctggcgcggcgcggaAGGCCTCTtctgcgcgcgcggcgtcggcttctgcgcgcgtgcggcggTCGGCGATGGAAGCGGCCAGCgaggcggcgcggcggccgcgctcCAGGCTCTCACGGTGCAGACGGTCGATCTCCTCTGCGTCGtgctgctcctgctgcaggcgcgCGAGGCGCTTCTCGAGTTCCTGCATGCGGTCCTCGCCGGCGGAGTcggcggggcgggcggcttcggcctcctcgcgcagcaggcgctgcagcgtcTCGTCGGTGGTCTCGTCGGGCTTGATGTGCGGGCTGCGTGCGTCGTCGCGCACGTAGTtgcgctcgccgccggcctCCATGGTGTAGTCGCCGCGGTTCGGGTCGGTGCGGAACGATATCGTGCTGTTgcagcgcgggcagcgGATGCTCAAGCGGTAGATCTTGATGGTGTCCAGGTACCGCtccggcagcagctccttctTGCCGTTGAACTTGCGGAACTTGGGGATGTACTCCGAGCACTTGAGGCAGCGCATGCTGAAAGGCGTCATCAGGCGGATGCCGACGGTGTCGCGGTGCATGGTCTTGAGCTTCTTGGAGAGCTGCCGGACCTGGCGCTCGGCCTGCTCGGGGTCGTAGTCCGGCGGGTAGTACTTGTTGATGGCCTTTCTCTCAGACATCGGACCGGGCGCTCGCAGCGTGGAGGCGGAAGTGGTGAAGAGCTGCCAAGATGCGCCATTTGGAGGGCATCGCGCACCCGCCGTCACGTGATGGTAGTGGACCAGCTGATATTACAGATATTTGCGCTATGTGTATTATTAACTGTAGGTATCTAAATCTTCAAACCTGCCTGCATCCCCGCTGCCGGAGGAGTGCTGCACGCTTAGATCAACATagcagcagcggcaagGACACCCGCGCCTAGCCCGACGACAGCCTTGGCGGCGCCGTTGCCCGTCTGGGTCTCGATAGGAATGGTCGAGGAGGCGGAGGTGGATGGGGCCGACGAGTGTGGGGCCGACGAGTGTGGGGCCGACGAGACTGGGGCCGACGAGACTGGGGCCGACGAGTGTGGAGCCGAGGAGCCTGGCGCGGTCGAGACTGGCACTGGGGCAGGGCCGGTGGTCGTGAGCACGGTGCACTTGCCGCCGTTGTTCTCGCACGAGGTGATGGTCTGGATCACGGTGTGGTAGCCGGTGGCGGTAACGGTCACGTTGGCAAAGCCCCCGGCTGGCGCGGTGCCGTTGGTGGCGGGCGCGGTGCCGTTGGCGACCGGCGCGGTCGCGTTGGCGGCTGGCCCAGCGccggccgcgggcgcggccgagcgcgcggcgcccTCCGCAGGCTCAAAGTCGTCCACCGAGGACGCGCCCGTCACGGACTGCGCGCGGAGCGCCACGCTGATGCTCGTTGCGCCCGGCTGCTCGAGCGTCAACTCGTAGGGGCTGCTCGAGCCCACGGGGTAGAAGCCCGAGTTGCCCTTGTACGTCACGTAGCCGCGGCTGATGCTGAAGCCCGTCGACGCCTTGtccgcgctgcccgccgTGAACGCGCCCTTGGCGTCCACCACCGCGTAGTGCCCGTTCGACAACTTCAACTTCCCGTCGTCCGTCACCACCGCCGACAGTGCGTCGGCCGTCGACCCGCCGAGCTTCAACGCCCCGTTGTCCTCGAACACCGACGACATGTGGTACATCGACGCAGATCTGATGCTCAAAAAGTAGAACGCCTCGGAGTCCGCCAAGACCATCTTTGCCAAGGCCGTCAAGCCCAAAATTGCTCCGCTGAATACCTTCATCTTCTATGTCTAAGTCTCTGACTTGGCTTCTGAGTCTGAACTCCCTGTTCTCTCCTAGCTGCTGTTGCGCTTATATACCGCGACCGGCGAAACCGTTTATGTGTCGCTAGCAAAAAATAGTAGTATATCGAACGCCTCGTCCAACTGCGCGCGTGGCGCCGCCTACGCCGCCCTCTCCGCCCGCCTTCTCGCCACCGTGCTTGCCACACCGGGGTGCTATATATAGCGGATGACGCAATGGCGGGGGCTGTCCCCTCGAGCTTGCCTGCTGCCCGGCCAGCTGCGCCAAGAATAGCACGTGGGGCTCTGTAGGCACGTGACCGTTGGATGCACCAGCTGCATTGTCTCGGTGGCTCGGCGCATCAGGGGTCACCGGGCGGGTCGTTTTCCATACGGGACAGCTAGAAAGCCGCGCAGAGCGGCGACACGGAGAAAGTGCCACGGGTATGTGTTTTGGTCATAAGAGTATATAGTGCTTACATAACGCGGCCACCGGGGCCCGCGGTAGTCTGCCTGGGGACTAAGAGCTGGGGGGGAAGTCAGCGGCAACCCCGCCGGGGGTGTCCTTCGACTGGGCGCTGATGCCGATCGCGATCTCGGGGGAGGCGCTGGTGGGCTTGACGGACAGATCGTAGGTGTCGCCGTTGGCGACAGGGACGAAGGCGGAGTTGCCGGAGTAGGTGAGGTAGCCGTTGGCGATGGCAAAGCCTGCGGAGGCCTGGTCCTCGGAGCCCTCGACGACGGGGCCGTCGGGGGTGACAACGGCGAAGGTGCCGTCAGAGAGCTTGAGCTTGCCGCTGTCGGTGATGACGGCGGAGAGGGCGTCGCCTTTGGGGCCGCCCTGGTAGCTGACCTTCAGGGCGTGGTCGTGGGCGTAGATGGCGGAGAAGTGGAACTTGGTGGCGGTGCGCAGGCCGAGGAAGAAGAACTCCTCGGAGTCGGCGAggacgccggcggcgagcgcggtGGCGGCCAAAAGGAAGCTGGAGACGAATTTCATGGCGGTGGTGTGGCGGCGGGAGAGGCGGGAGagcaggcgcggcggcgcgcttatatacggcggcgcgcgcgtaTAATTAGCAGCGGCCCGGAATAGCAGCGCGGTACCCCGCgacggcgggcgggcgTGAATGTGGGCGGTTGCGCCCCCATGATGCGCGGCGGGTTCCGATCCTCGCCTGCGCGCAGCATGACGCCACGCGGGAACGCTGCGCGTCGCCGGCGTTGCCTGCGGGTGCCCCAAAAAGAAGGGCGGAGCTGTGCATTGTCCTGTCGGCACTGTGTGCTTGCCTGCAGGCGAAAGTGTGTCGGGGATCCTCTGCGAGTATGCGCTATTATAGCAGCacggcgcgcggcgagGACACCGCGACCGCCTAGGACGCACCGAGGCCGCCACAATGAGGGACGTTGGGGCGCGAGGGCCGGAAAAGGCTCAAGAACGCCGTTCCGGAGAATACTAGGAACAGATTCCGGAACGTTTTATGTTACCACCGGCGTTGAATGCAGCGCGAGCTGAGCGGCAGGCACCCGGCCGGCCAAGATTGGTTCTGTCGGAGCGACCCTGTAGGTGCCCGAAGACATAGGTACTGGGACCCTGCCCGTGGcctgcggccgcggcgcggagCGGCAATGTCCCCGGGTCTGCGTGCATCGACTAAGGCACGGGTGAAAATATCGAAAACAGGTATTATTAAAATAGACTATACGAACACAACTATATTTCCCAGCACAGCGAGCCTGAGGAGACTCCGGCCAGGGCACACCACGCAGCATGCGCTGGGTGCCCTTGATGGGGTATATCCTACACTATTCAGTAAAAATTGCGGAACCTAGCTTCACAGCAGTATTGCCGCGACGCCCAACACTACGGCGCCGAACGGAATGCTCATGAAacccgcgcccgcgccgttAGTTGTTGCGATGGCGTGCGCCGACGATTGCGACCCGGTCACAGCATGGCTGGTAAAATGGGAAGTGGTTACCGACACGGGGTGAGCGGTTGTTTCTGCGCGCTTCTGCATCTGAACGTCCTGCTGGTAATCCACTATGTCATCGCCGAGATCGCGCCTGCCACCGCGGTGGCCCCCCGACCTTCCACCGCCTCTGTGGCCTCCACTCTTGGGCCTGCTGCCTGTGTGGCCTCCACTTCTTGAGCCTCCTCTGTGCGCTCCGCTCCCTGAACCCTTGCTGGAGCCGCTACCCCTGTGGTGggctgctccagcgcctctggttccgctgccgctggcTTTCTTCCCGCCGCTGGCACCGCCATGCCCGCTGGCACCGCCATGCCCGCTGACACCGCCATGCCCGCTGACACCGCCATGCCCGCTGGCTTTCTTGCCATGcccgctggcgccgccatgcccgctggcgccgccgccactAGTTCCGTGGCCACCGGCACCTGGAGCAGCAGTAGCTGCAGGGCCGGCACCGTGACCGGCAATCTTGGTAGCTTGTCCTTCGTGGACTATCCCTCCACCTTTGGTATGGTGGGGCCCTTTATCAACTCGGATGCCGCCTTTATAAGTTTTTGTTTCATGGCAATCTTTCGACCCTCCTGGCCGATGACCACCGGGATGCCCGCCATGTGGCTTTGCAGTAGGCTTTGGTTGGACTGGTGGAGCGGGTTTACCTGGTTGTGCCGCTGGAGGCTTTGCAGTAGGCTTTGGTTGACCTGGGTGATGCGTGCATGGTTCACCTGGACGGTGCGAGTGTGTGCATGGCTTCCTTGTGTGGTGAGGCTTGTTTGGTTGAGGTGGAGCACGACCAGTGGGCTTGCCTGGGTGATGCGTGCATGGTTCACCTGGACGGTGCGAGTGTGTGCACGGCTTCCCTGGGTGGTGGGGATGGTCTGGTTTTGGGTGTGGAACATGGCCAGTTGGCTGGCCTGGGTGGTGGTGCGTGCAAGTTTCACCTGGACGGTGAGAGTGTGTGCACGGCTTCCCTGGGTGGTGGGGATGGTCTGGTTTTGGGTGTGGAACATGGCCAGTTGGCTGGCCTGGGTGGTGGTGCGTGCAAGTTTCACCTGGACGGTGAGAGTGTGTGCACGGCTTCCCTGGGTGGTGGGGATGGTCTGGTTTTGGATGTTCAACATGGCCAGTTGGCTGGCCTGGGTGGTGGTGCGTGCAAGTTTCACCTGGACGGTGAGAGTGTGTGCACGGCTTCCCTGGGTGGTGGGGATGGTCTGGTTTTGGGTGTGGAACATGGCCAGTCGTATGCCCTGGTGCGGTTGGTTTTGGAGGTGGAACATGTCCAGTTGTATGTCCTGGTGCGGTTGGTTGTGGGGGTGGGCCATGAGAGGTTGGTTTGCCTGGGTGGTGCGTGCATGTTTCACCCGGACGGTGCGAGTGCGTGCAAGGCTTGCCTGGGTTGGTTGGCTTTGGAGGTGGCACCGCAGTAGTAGATGGGCCTGGCTTGCCGGAGGTAGTTGGCTTTGGAGGTGGCACCGCAGTGGACTCACCTGGCTTTCCGGAGGTAGTTGGCTTTGGAGGTGGCACCGCAGTAGTAGATGGGCCTGGCTTTCCGGAGGTAGTTGGCTTTGGAGGTGGCACCGCAGTAGTAGATGGACCTGGCTTACCGGAGGTCGTTGGCTTTGGAGGTGGCACTGCAGTAGTAGATGGGCCTGGCTTACCGGAGGTCGTTGGCTTTGGAGGTGGTACGACGGCAGTCGACTCACCTGGCTTACCGGAGGTCGTTGGCTTTGGAGGTGGCACCACCGCAGTAGTAGATGGGCCTGGCTTGCCGGAGGTAGTTGGCTTTGGAGGTGGAATCACAGTGGACTCACCTGGCTTTCCGGAGGTCGTTGGCTTTGGAGGTGGCACCGCAGTAGTAGATGGGCCTGGCTTTCCGGAAGTGGTTGGCTGTGGAGGTGGCACCGCAGTAGTAGAGGGGCCTGGCTTTCCGGAGGTCGTTGGCTTTGGAGGTGGCACCGCAGTAGTAGATGGACCTGGCTTTCCGGAGGTCGTTGGCTTTGGAGGTGGCACCGCAGTAGTAGATGGACCTGGCTTTCCGGAGGTCGTTGGCTTTGGAGGTGGCACCGCAGTAGTAGATGGACCTGGCTTTCCGGAGGTCGTTGGCTTTGGAGGTGGCACCACCGCAGTAGTAGATGGGCCTGGCTTGCCGGATGTCGTTGGCTTTGGAGGTGGAATAACAGTGGACTCGCCTGGCTTACCGGAGGTAGTTGGCTTTGGAGGTGGCACCACCGCAGTAGTAGATGGGCCTGGCTTTCCGGAAGTGGTTGGCTTTGGAGGTGGCACCGCAGTAGTAGATGGACCTGGCTTGCCGGAGGTAGTTGGCTTTGGAGGTGGAATCACAGTGGACTCGCCTGGCTTACCGGATGTAGTTGGCTTTGGGGGTGGTACGACGGCAGTGGACTCGCCCGGCTTACCGGAGGTAGTTGGCTTTGGAGGTGGAATCACAGTGGACTCGCCTGGCTTACCAGATGTAGTTGGCTTTGGGGGTGGTACGACGGCAGTCGATTCGCCTGGCTTTCCGGAAGTGGTTGGCTTTGGAGGTGGCACCGCAGTAGTAGATGGACCTGGCTTGCCGGAGGTAGTTGGCTTTGGAGGTGGCACCGCAGTCGACTCGCCTGGCTTGCCAGATGTAGTTGGCTGTGGAGGTGGCACCGCAGTCGACTCACCTGGCTTACCGGAGGTAGTTGGCTGCGGAGGTGGCACCACAGTAGAGCATGATGGTGTATGAGACCAATGGCAAAGTTTTTCTAACTTACTGCATAATGAACCAATGTCTATGCCCTTTGGTTTGTCTATAATACTGACAA contains:
- the BUD2 gene encoding GTPase-activating protein BUD2 (Syntenic homolog of Saccharomyces cerevisiae YKL092C (BUD2)) — its product is MRPDISKPVAIGKPLQINTDFSAPNTPSSGSSEASQSRHDGAVVSRGAIIERIRQQRGTFCGEVQWCSNLSLDDWRTHFLEITERGVLTHALDRDSVANLQSTVQRQESLMGRAPSASAMASQNSRAPIIKHLQACSLRLLNNHHGPFPILEVGTYHNKIYLRIREQRTFLDMFSSLLFWKSLQSTGVFSKFSVVAPIFKAIPEPTNLLVCQFKIYGPLPRNKHVPLLSMKRPPLPDNVAHSPEEGWFAAMGMLGSDGVLDLLLQSDGSLLYSIDIKRLLRSEIQIMDSSILQKDTFMFIGILPELRKQLGISSKDSMFISRMRTGTVPRLFLQFPLRIDLEDWYVALHSFAMLEVLSLIGTDKSNELRVSNRFKVNILEADLRMLEMERKRKRSMTEHSDGEQAKPNTYSFYATVSIWNQQVARTSIVSGKYTPFWREEFDFNFSVKANNMRVSIRESTGDNTDYSDNDTLLGYIEISQDMINDTELNKETRLPIFAIDNKSFQLGTICIKLASSLNFVLPSINFSKFESVLKEFDLQVMTNYVYDTAIADDLKLDGISNVFLDVFQAIGRENDWFQALIEKELAKFDKSILTNNQNSAPSTHIYNSLFRGNSILSKSIEKYFNRIGQEYLDKSIGGIIRRIVAEEDMCELDPARIKEPDEIKKRVILETNQAKLISWAKEIWHIIYKTSNDLPDAIKVQLTHIRKKLEIVCGDSNLKTVLNCISGFLFLRFFCPVLLNPKLFHIVEDHPDEQKRRLFTLLTKVLMNLSTLTMFGPKEPWMNNMNHFIQEHKDELVDYIDKVTQRKLDFNNKILKLSNTVARPKLDMNKEIMRELATNPYLIERYLRETELVNAFVTYRHKISSLNRLDLKPVTMDQISRELQSLPISPTDTPNLRIGELEFEKITENNVEVFGQDMLKYLDNDDSSIKKQGRALTPEDNADLTMRLEQESDLLFHKIKHLTTVLSDYEYPSDIILGKSEYATFLVESVYYDSQRSLSLDCDNMFAKRDGFTKLFQNAQTVNAFFSPVKDAESLNAFIKSIESTTPVEDSQENKNMKGKLTRNSPARNTKLSRWFKKVSF
- the NAM7 gene encoding ATP-dependent RNA helicase NAM7 (Syntenic homolog of Saccharomyces cerevisiae YMR080C (NAM7)): MAASLENGAKETTPAISNSGSQGLLAQDGGSDRELDFYYNSDGELIKLVADDEKPEEDLGNLVSVAEHACSYCSIDSPSCVVKCNACNKWFCNSKNGTSSSHIINHLVFSHHNVVSLHPESDLGDTVLECYNCGCRNVFLLGFVSAKSEAVVVILCRLPCAQTRNVNWDTDQWQSLIENRQLLSWVAEEPSEEDQLKACLITPSQISKLEMKWRSNKDATINDIDLPEEQEELPPVLMRYTDAYQYQRSFGPLVKLEADYDKQLKESQALEHISVTWTLGLNNRHLASFALSTFESNELKVAVGDEMILRYSGLQQAEWEGRGYILRLPNSFQDEFTLELKPSKAPPPTNLTTGFTAEFVWKGTSYQRMQEALKKFAVDKKSISGYLYYKILGHDVPDIEFEVDLPKDFSIPNFTKLNTSQVNAVAHVLQRPLSLIQGPPGTGKTVTSATIVYHLSKMHKERVLVCAPSNVAVDHLAAKLRDMGLKVVRLTAKSREDVESSVSDLALHNLVARSSRGELKKLLKLKDEVGELSVKDTRSFVKLVRKTESTILKKADVVCCTCVGAGDKRLDSKFRTVLIDESTQASEPECLIPIIKGAKQVVLVGDHQQLGPVILDRNAGDAGLKQSLFERLISLGHVPIRLEVQYRMNPYLSEFPSNMFYEGTLQNGVTVEQRTVVDSSFPWPICDIPMMFWANYGREEISANGTSYLNRIEAINCERIITRLFKDGVKPEQIGVVTPYEGQRAYIIQYMQMNGSMDKDLYMTVEVASVDAFQGREKDYIILSCVRANDQQSIGFLTDPRRLNVALTRAKYGLAILGNPASLCRNSIWNHLLIHFREKGCLVEGTMDNLQLCTMQLTRSKNVNSNSDSRQKNTKWHLESNLPLPEFPISNNREFDSQNLMSFGGQGSNIFAPSSDLSSFMNSNQQYWNAPGPELGLPAKERDSEQRGYTSSNVGLDATLARELQQFTASSLGYEANQDSTGTAQFKALNSFQNLNIHG
- a CDS encoding ABR023Cp (Syntenic homolog of Saccharomyces cerevisiae YMR081C (ISF1) and YKL093W (MBR1)), whose translation is MPVSSASGSLCPSDSAGTMVPNIQKAQEAGCSFRLHSPQQSAAAETCQCRNGMRIFERSVEESCADVWDSDTSEEERSDAEDDALGDEACAGGRRARAVRAHSGASSALRQTTCARCHKLRAARSAHDEQGQRPRTNSIILQLSRQTTRQSFLDSAAPGHGDSADDAVCHTKSRSSFSAIPTHIYSLERYISAELDSATESFFDTDVKLADTSATNGVSSVASPNFPSSSASISMSLASLSSASNFNDKLSPPPVFLDQRKRRKSHIELALSESFQ